Below is a genomic region from Candidatus Micrarchaeia archaeon.
TTCAGCGGCCTTCACGGCTTTCCGGTTCTGCTCGAGCGAGGACGAGAAGGAATTCATGGAATTCTCGAGCGCGAGCATCTTCTCCTTGGCTTCCAGCTCCCTCCTTTTCGCGTCCTCGAGCTTCTTCCTGTCGAACTGCTCCGCGAGCTTCGCCGCGAGGCTTTTCCTGGAGTTCACTATTTTCACCGCGTTGGCGCGCGCAGTCTCGAACTTGTCCAGGCCCAAAAGTTCGTCTATCTCCTGCTTGCGCTTTCCGGCTTCCAGAGTGAGGAACCGGTCTATCCCATTCTGCTCCGAGTAGATTGCGCGGCTGAACAGCTCGTAGTCCGCCTTGAGCACGTGCTCCACGTACTTGTTGACTGCGCTCTGGCCCTGCTCCGCGAGCTTTCCGTCCTTCCTTATCCAGGCCTCGCTGGACGCCCTTTTTCCAGCTCCCTTCCTGAGCTCGCGGGTTATCTCGTATGCCGAGCCGTCCCAGTCCATGCCCATCTTCACCGCGGCCCGGGTTTCGCCGTGCGTTATTATGTCCTCGGTGGAAAGCGTTTTGTGCTCTAAAGATGGGAATTTCCCGAACAGGGCGAAGCACATTGCGTCCAGGACGCTGCTCTTGCCGCTGCCCATTATGCCGATGAGGAGGTTTGTTCCTTTCCTGAACTGGAGCGACGTGGACTTGTGGGAGCGCCAGTTTTCCATGGAAAGAGAAGTTATCATCGCCGCTATTTCGCAGCAAAAAATTAAATGCGCTCTTTTTGGGTTTTTTTCGCGATTAACCCGGCGCCCTCAAATCCTCGGGGCCTCGTTCAGGTTCCGCTCGGCCCTTTTTGAAGGGAACCACAGCTCGCGAGCCTCGCCCGCTGCGAAAACCGAGCCGGTCACGAGCACCAGGTCGCGCTTTTCCGCGATTTCGAGCGCGCGCGCAACTGCGCCCTGCACGCGCTGCACCTCAAGGACGAAAGCGCA
It encodes:
- a CDS encoding SMC family ATPase, whose amino-acid sequence is MITSLSMENWRSHKSTSLQFRKGTNLLIGIMGSGKSSVLDAMCFALFGKFPSLEHKTLSTEDIITHGETRAAVKMGMDWDGSAYEITRELRKGAGKRASSEAWIRKDGKLAEQGQSAVNKYVEHVLKADYELFSRAIYSEQNGIDRFLTLEAGKRKQEIDELLGLDKFETARANAVKIVNSRKSLAAKLAEQFDRKKLEDAKRRELEAKEKMLALENSMNSFSSSLEQNRKAVKAAEGIFLALREKKARHEKLSILVSESRGAIAQLARETSGMKHEEGALAAAKARLAV